A part of Halomarina litorea genomic DNA contains:
- a CDS encoding FAD-binding oxidoreductase, with the protein MVTVNDLRGTLRGTLIQPHDEGYHEARAVWNGTIDRHPAVITKCAGTADVIAAVNFAREHDLEIAVRGGGHNVAGTAVCDDGIVIDLSAMRAVWVDPRTRTARVQGGALWSDVDHETQAHGLATTGGIVSHTGVAGLTLGGGIGWLMRKHGLTADNLLSADVVTADGEFIRASEDEHSDLFWALRGGGGNFGIVTSFEFALHPVGPTVLAGPVFWAADDTADVLRFYRNFARDAPDELGTVIRFGTIPPLPAVPEELHWRPAVAINACYAGPVDEGERVLRPLSEHGTPLLDLVSPKPYLAHQGGLDSTVLHGWHYYWKSTDLPELSDDLIDVFVDHAFAAESPRSYSVLFHLGGAVSRVDDDATAYTGRGSPHNININGVWRPDEEEKYVESETAWTRRFFDALEPHREGVYVNFLDADDGTQRVRESYGEDTYRRLTEIKTEYDPENVFHLNQNIEPTV; encoded by the coding sequence TCAGAGGAACGCTTCGGGGCACCCTGATCCAGCCCCACGACGAGGGTTACCACGAGGCCCGTGCGGTCTGGAACGGAACAATCGACCGCCATCCTGCGGTCATCACCAAGTGTGCAGGCACCGCGGATGTAATCGCGGCTGTGAACTTCGCACGGGAACACGACCTCGAAATCGCGGTCCGCGGCGGCGGCCACAATGTTGCCGGCACCGCCGTCTGCGACGACGGGATCGTCATTGACCTCTCAGCGATGCGGGCCGTGTGGGTCGACCCGCGCACGCGGACCGCCCGGGTACAGGGCGGTGCCCTGTGGAGTGACGTCGACCACGAGACCCAGGCCCACGGCCTGGCGACCACGGGCGGCATCGTCAGCCACACCGGCGTCGCTGGACTCACACTCGGCGGTGGGATTGGCTGGCTGATGCGCAAGCACGGCCTCACCGCCGACAACTTGCTCTCCGCCGACGTGGTGACCGCCGATGGTGAGTTCATCCGAGCCTCGGAAGACGAGCACTCCGACTTGTTCTGGGCGTTGCGCGGTGGGGGTGGCAACTTCGGAATCGTGACCTCCTTCGAGTTCGCCCTCCACCCTGTCGGTCCCACTGTACTCGCCGGCCCCGTGTTCTGGGCGGCGGACGACACCGCCGACGTGCTACGCTTCTATCGCAACTTCGCGCGGGATGCTCCCGACGAGCTTGGCACCGTCATCAGGTTCGGGACTATCCCTCCCCTCCCAGCCGTCCCCGAGGAGCTTCACTGGCGACCCGCCGTGGCCATCAACGCCTGCTACGCCGGCCCGGTCGACGAGGGTGAACGCGTCCTCCGACCGCTGAGCGAACACGGCACACCGCTTCTCGACCTGGTCTCCCCCAAGCCCTATTTGGCACACCAAGGCGGACTCGACAGCACCGTCCTCCATGGATGGCACTACTACTGGAAGTCGACCGATCTGCCGGAACTGTCCGACGACCTGATCGACGTGTTCGTCGACCACGCCTTCGCCGCGGAGTCGCCTCGCTCGTACTCGGTGCTCTTCCATCTCGGCGGAGCGGTGAGCCGCGTCGATGATGACGCCACCGCCTACACCGGTCGGGGCTCGCCTCACAACATCAACATCAACGGTGTCTGGCGTCCCGACGAGGAGGAGAAGTACGTCGAGTCGGAAACAGCGTGGACCCGTCGGTTCTTCGACGCGCTCGAACCCCATCGAGAGGGAGTCTACGTGAATTTCCTCGACGCCGATGACGGCACCCAACGAGTCCGCGAATCCTACGGTGAGGACACCTACCGGCGTCTCACCGAGATCAAGACCGAATACGATCCCGAGAACGTGTTCCACCTCAACCAGAACATCGAGCCGACCGTCTGA